The following is a genomic window from Calliphora vicina chromosome 5, idCalVici1.1, whole genome shotgun sequence.
ATGTAGGATATATATACTTTGCCACACATGGTAAAGCGTATGAAAATAGGTTCCTATATCGGTATGATAGAAGAAATAATTATAACTAGTTTTCAATCCAAATGCTTTATTAAAAGTTACGGATAATACCATACCTAAATTAATAcagcatataaaaatatattactataattgttttataaaaatatctacaaaaaaaattgtaaatgtgttccataatttgtaaaatagccaaaaattcattaaaaatatatgataTCATTCCCTAGTGGATGTCTAGCAACTCTTATATTACCATTTATATGGTGTAATATGGTTCTGGACTTTGCTAACAACGTTGCTTTAACTTGGTAGATTGTAATACAGGGATGTTATATGCATTTAAACTTTTCCATATCTTTTTATTCTaaccgttatttttaaaaaaatatttgtctaggCCATGCAAAAAGCTTGTTCATTACTACAACGACATGCTGATTTTCGGAATTTCTGCAAAATGGATGTTCACAATGGTGTTACCAACTATATGCGCAACTTACAATCAGCAAGTGTACATTTATGTCCAAATGAATCCGAAAATGAGCGTCAAGGTTATAATATgtattatttacaaattaaagcTAACGCCTTTTTGTGGCATCAAATACGTTGCATAATGGCGGTATTGATATTAATTGGACAAGAAAAAGAAGATCCTGAAGTTATAAGCGAACTCTTAGATGTGGAAAAGAATCCTTGGTAATAATGCATTTGGTTATTATTTACATACtcgtatttatattaattagcAAACTTTTTTAGTAAACCACAATACACACCAGCCATTGGATTGCCTTTAAATCTATTTAACTGCGAATTTCGTCAGAAAACATGCCGTAAAACGAATGATGTATTGTTAGCTGATGAAGAAGAACTGGTAGATTCCAGCACTGATGTTGCGGATTCTAACGAACAACCCGATATTTGTAATTGGATCTATAATGAGGAAAACCTACAAAAACTTGTAGAGAATATACAAAGCGAATGGTCTCAGTTTAGCAttaagtatgttgaaaaataacatTGGAGAAAagtcttgtttaattttttttattatttttagggCTACCATGATACGCAATGTTTTATTTGAACTGGAAAATACTTTGCAGCAACAATTCCAGCCTCAAGAAATTAAAAGTCAAGTTTTAGTGCTGCAGGACTGTGTTAAACCCCGGCAAtatcaaaagttattaaatcGTAAAAGATGCGGTATGTatgatttagttttaaaaacttgGTTTCctgttatttattatatttttttttctaattcccCACAGAAAGTTTAGAAAATCGCATAgatcattttgttaaaaaacaacGTTTAATTGTTCAAACTGAAAAACCagccaaaaattaaaatgcatttatatgtaataaaaaccaggtaaatatttttgtttagtaattcttttaatacacattcaacttttctttaatatttttgtatttactttacagttaaaattattttagccacttatttctttaattaaacttaattaaaataaaatatttttgttaaattcttcAACATGTTTACAAAgtttatttcttatttctttcttcattatttcaacattttgtacgtgtttttttgtatgtatgtatttatttttaaatggttttGCCTTAAACTATCAAATACAATTATAACAATGAgacttttataaattaccaCTATAAGAACTTAATAATTTAAAGATAAttagataatttttaatataattaactaTTAAagacacacatttttataaataaaaattaattatagtaTAGCTCTGCTTActatataaactaaaaaataaaagaattttattattagattttataactaacataaatttatatagtCTGAAATAGTTCAGCAATAACTAACAAAATTACAATTATACAATAAGCTAAATAGCTAAACTTTGTTTTTAGCAgacattttttctttattttaaattgtttttatctagttaaataaagaaacaaacattttaaatttaacatttacaattttctcaaatttaacaataaattcttttaaataaacgtATTTTGTTGGCCTTTTTAACGGCAATAATTTTAAGCCCCCATTGATTTAGCTTTTTGTAGTCTGTTATGGggaatcaaaaatatatttttattagaaaatgttagtttttttttaaagatttgttcaACTTACTTTCTTCTTAGCAGATGTAGCACT
Proteins encoded in this region:
- the LOC135962300 gene encoding tRNA pseudouridine(38/39) synthase; protein product: MSSKIVINKRLKGLPRDELEKLSKNELIDKIVQLEAYNFQLKNILHKKLNDGSDCNQNEELIKELNELKTTQSHLESKLTGGNKNELDVERSEDKKSKIRKFDFSKSAKRHVLMKILYFGWDYQGFACQEDSNATIEYHLFKALTRCCLIESRATSNYHRCGRTDKEVSAFCQVISIDLRSKFFEDKLFDEDCLNQEIDYCGLLNRILPKNIQCISWMPLRTPVYSARFDCVARTYRYFFPKGDLNIEAMQKACSLLQRHADFRNFCKMDVHNGVTNYMRNLQSASVHLCPNESENERQGYNMYYLQIKANAFLWHQIRCIMAVLILIGQEKEDPEVISELLDVEKNPCKPQYTPAIGLPLNLFNCEFRQKTCRKTNDVLLADEEELVDSSTDVADSNEQPDICNWIYNEENLQKLVENIQSEWSQFSIKATMIRNVLFELENTLQQQFQPQEIKSQVLVLQDCVKPRQYQKLLNRKRCESLENRIDHFVKKQRLIVQTEKPAKN